A single genomic interval of Falco cherrug isolate bFalChe1 chromosome 8, bFalChe1.pri, whole genome shotgun sequence harbors:
- the TNS1 gene encoding tensin-1 isoform X3, which translates to MDFGSVMNQAVTPCSPAVNYELDATKSPRSGQSRRKTSRSMSLATAMESSCELDLVYITERIIAVSYPSTAEEQSFCSNLREVAHMLKSKHGDNYVLFNLSERRNDISKLHPKVLDFGWPDLHTPALEKICSICKAMDTWLNAAAHNVVVLHNKGNRGRLGVVVAAYMHYSNISASADQALDRFAMKRFYEDKVVPVGQPSQKRYIHYFSGLLSGSIKMNNKPLFLHHVIMHGIPNFESKGGCRPFLKIYQAMQPVYTSGIYNVQGDSQTGICITIEPGLLLKGDILLKCYHKKFRSPTRDVIFRVQFHTCAVHDLDVVFGKEDLDEAFRDERFPEYGKVEFVFSYGPEKIQGMEHLENGPSVSVDYNTSDPLIRWDSYENFNIQREDNAEGTWAEPPLPGKNLEKEVGHTQGPLDGSLYAKVKKKDSLHGSTGAVNATRLPLSAAPNHVEHTLSVSSDSGNSTASTKTDRTDEPGVPRAPGGQAVLSPEEKRELDRLLVGFGLESAPPMHNHVPSSVPARLPTMLGRHVVPAQVHVNGNAAALVAERETDILDDELPNQDEHSVGSLGTLSSLDGTTASEAGYQEAPRVGSLSSLPNGPSSCNGAEKLPKEGLYDGEPLSNGGYPYNNQNALMGHHVRDPLPPLRPSASAQEHLAGYPQRPPGSHTLGWLQPQPLPGSQPYLYGYDPPGTYRSRSFPAVDTAKYDATPALPQAPARSTSSREAVQRGLNSWQQQGGSRPPSRLQEGSVESHSPSVSSCSPQPSPLQPVPPHSHSMPEFPRAPSCREIEQSIEALDVLMLDLAPAVHKSQSVPATSRQDKPVGPLLSSLSAQPIAGIYSRPAPQVAQPRSFSTSVSPVVSEPGGKGYSPGEPDYGVHEYQETYSPYSYQPAPVPEPRSYSHASPGTPMGILPLSTSYSPVGSQQLLVSSPPSPTVPAQTQTPFKGPESYEDLSRSAEEPLNLEGLVAHRVAGVQSREKPPEESAVPARKRTPSNSHYEKSSPEPSSPRSPTILSPEVVSTIAANPGGRPKEPHLHSYKEAFEEMEGASPTSPPSSGGEISPPTPAFPVSPQPPYSSPLRSPPGLAKTPLSALGLKPHNPAEILLHPVGELEGEAGGDSEEEPRSYVESVARTATTGRGGSLPTTQPAGLEVPARNGTFTNSFTTPSPVSTSSPIHSVDGASLRSYPSEGSPHSTVTPSHALAEPVCRSPVSSQTPSANSSYQNSSPSSFAMVQGGVPGSAYTSPDYPDGRASLQPDPQARPQAQVNVVGVHVLPGSPRTLHRTVATNTPSSPSFGRRAVNPSVSGTPGSPGLGRHTVVAHGNLVAPPGSPSLARHQAAAAVPPGSPLYGYSSPEERRPTLSRQSSSSGYQPPSTPSFPVSPAYYPGTSTPHSSSPDSAAYRQGSPTPQPALPEKRRMSAGDRSNSLPNYATVNGKASSPLSSGMSSPSSGSAVTFSHTLPDFSKFSMPDVSPETRANVKFVQDTSKYWYKPEISREQAIALLKDREPGAFIIRDSHSFRGAYGLAMKVASPPPTVMQQNKKGDITNELVRHFLIETSPRGVKLKGCPNEPNFGCLSALVYQHSIMPLALPCKLVIPDRDPMEEKKDTASATNSATDLLKQGAACNVLFINSVEMESLTGPQAIAKAVGETLVADPTPTATIVHFKVSAQGITLTDNQRKLFFRRHYPLNTVTFCDLDPQERKWTKTDDSGPAKLFGFVARKQGSTTDNICHLFAELDPDQPAAAIVNFVSRVMLGSGQKR; encoded by the exons GATGCCACAAAATCCCCGAGGAGTGGGCAGTCACGCCGCAAAACATCCAG GAGCATGAGCCTTGCCACAGCCATGGAGAGCAGCTGTGAGCTGGACCTGGTGTACATCACGGAGCGGATCATTGCCGTCTCCTACCCCAGCACGGCCGAGGAGCAGAGCTTCTGCAGCAACCTTCGTGAAGTGGCCCACATGCTGAAGTCCAAGCATGGGGACAATTATGTG CTTTTCAACCTCTCTGAGCGGAGAAATGATATCAGCAAACTTCACCCAAAG GTGCTGGATTTTGGGTGGCCTGACCTGCACACTCCAGCACTGGAGAAGATCTGCAGCATTTGCAAAGCCATGGACACGTGGCTGAACGCGGCGGCACACAACGTGGTGGTGCTGCACAACAAG GGGAACCGTGGCcggctgggggtggtggtggctgcCTACATGCACTACAGCAACATCTCAGCCAG TGCTGACCAGGCTCTGGACAGATTTGCCATGAAGCGCTTCTACGAGGACAAGGTGGTGCCGGTGGGACAGCCATCCCAGAAGAG GTACATCCATTACTTCAGTGGGCTCCTCTCTGGCAGCATCAAGATGAACAACAAGCCTCTCTTCCTCCATCATGTCATCATGCACGGCATCCCCAACTTTGAGTCGAAAGGCG GTTGTCGGCCCTTCCTGAAAATCTACCAGGCCATGCAGCCCGTCTACACCTCGGGGATCTA CAATGTGCAAGGAGACAGCCAGACGGGCATCTGCATCACCATTGAACCTGGCTTGCTTCTCAAGGGTGATATCTTG CTGAAGTGTTACCACAAGAAATTTCGCAGCCCAACCCGTGATGTGATTTTCCGCGTGCAGTTCCACACATGCGCTGTGCATGACCTTGATGTCGTCTTTGGCAAGGAGGACCTGGATGAGGCCTTCAGAG ATGAGCGCTTCCCTGAGTACGGGAAGGTGGAGTTTGTGTTCTCCTATGGCCCTGAGAAGATCCAAG gCATGGAACACCTGGAGAATGGGCCCAGCGTTTCTGTGGACTATAACACATCTGATCCGCTCATCCGGTGGGACTCCTACGAGAACTTCAACATTCAGCGTGAGGACAATGCGGAGGGTACCTGGGCTGAGCCACCCCTGCCCGGCAAGAACCTGGAGAAAG AGGTTGGGCACACACAAGGGCCCCTGGACGGGAGCCTCTACGCTAAAGTGAAGAAGAAAGACTCCCTCCACGGCAGCACTGGTGCTGTCAACGCCACCCGCCTCCCCCTCTCAGCAGCGCCCAACCACGTTGAGCACACGCTCTCGGTGAGCAGCGACTCAGGCAACTCCACTGCCTCCACCAAGACCGACCGGACCGATGAGCCGGGGGTGCCCAGGGCGCCTGGTGGCCAGGCGGTGCTGAGCCCCGAGGAGAAGCGGGAGCTGGATCGTCTGCTTGTTGGCTTTGGCTTGGAGAGCGCACCACCCATGCACAACCACGTGCCCAGCTCTGTACCGGCGCGCCTGCCCACCATGCTGGGCCGCCACGTGGTGCCAGCTCAGGTGCACGTCAATGGGAATGCCGCGGCGCTGGTGGCTGAGCGGGAGACAGATATCTTGGACGACGAGCTGCCCAACCAGGATGAGCACAGTGTGGGCAGCCTGGGCACACTCTCCTCCTTGGATGGCACCACTGCCAGCGAGGCCGGCTACCAGGAGGCACCCCGGGTGGGCagtctctcctccctgcccaatGGCCCCTCGAGCTGCAATGGGGCTGAGAAGCTGCCGAAGGAGGGGCTGTACGACGGTGAGCCACTCTCCAACGGTGGCTACCCCTACAACAACCAGAACGCCCTGATGGGCCACCACGTCCGTGACCCGCTGCCTCCCTTGCGGCCCTCAGCATCTGCTCAGGAGCACCTGGCTGGTTACCCGCAGCGCCCGCCGGGATCCCACACCTtgggctggctccagccccagccactgcctggctcccagccctaCCTGTATGGCTATGACCCCCCTGGCACCTACCGCTCCCGGTCTTTCCCAGCGGTGGACACGGCCAAGTACGATGCGACCCCGGCACTGCCCCAGGCCCCGGCTCGCAGCACCAGCAGCCGGGAGGCTGTGCAAAGGGGCTTGAAttcctggcagcagcaaggagggagCCGGCCGCCTTCCCGGCTGCAGGAGGGCAGTGTGGAGAGCCACAGCCCCAgtgtctccagctgcagcccccagcccagcccactgcagccgGTGCccccacacagccacagcaTGCCTGAATTTCCCCGGGCACCCTCCTGCCGGGAGATCGAGCAGTCCATTGAAGCCCTCGATGTCCTCATGCTGGACCTCGCGCCTGCCGTCCACAAGTCACAGAGTGTGCCTGCCACCTCCCGCCAGGACAAGCCGGTGGGacccctgctctcctccctctcGGCCCAGCCCATTGCTGGCATCTACAGCCGGCCAGCTCCGCAGGTGGCCCAGCCAAGGTCATTCAGCACCTCTGTGAGCCCCGTGGTCTCTGAGCCCGGGGGCAAAGGCTATTCTCCTGGAGAGCCAGACTACGGGGTGCATGAGTACCAGGAAACGTATTCGCCGTACAGCTACCAGCCAGCACCAGTGCCGGAGCCGAGGAGCTACAGCCATGCCTCACCTGGAACACCGATGGGCATCCTCCCACTCAGCACTTCCTACAGCCCCGTCGGGTCTCAGCAGCTCCTTGTCTCCTCCCCACCTTCCCCCACCGTCCCAGCACAAACCCAGACGCCCTTCAAGGGACCAGAGAGCTATGAAGACCTGTCGAGGTCAGCAGAAGAGCCCTTGAATCTGGAGGGCCTGGTGGCCCACAGGGTGGCAG GGGTGCAGTCCCGGGAGAAGCCCCCAGAGGAGAGCGCTGTGCCTGCCCGCAAGCGGACCCCCAGCAACAGCCACTATGAGAAGAGCTCGCCGGAGCCTAGTTCACCCCGCAGCCCCACCATCCTCTCGCCCGAGGTGGTCAGCACCATTGCGGCCAACCCTGGAGGGAGGCCCAAAGAG CCTCACCTCCACAGCTACAAAGAAGCCTTTGAAGAGATGGAGGGTGCCTCCCCCACCAGCCCACCCTCCAGCGGCGGTGAgatttctccccccaccccagccttcCCCGTCTCACCACAACCCCCTTACTCCAGTCCCT TGCGTTCTCCCCCCGGCCTGGCCAAGACCCCACTCTCAGCACTGGGGCTGAAACCCCACAACCCGGCTGAGATCCTGCTGCATCCGGTGGGAG AGCTAGAAGGGGAGGCGGGTGGTGACTCTGAAGAAG agCCCAGGAGCTACGTCGAGTCGGTGGCACGCACGGCCACgacaggcaggggagggagccTGCCCACCACCCAGCCTGCGGGCCTGGAGGTGCCTGCCAGGAATGGCACCTTCACCAACTCCTTCACTACCCCCAGCCCTGtctccaccagcagccccatTCACAGTGTGGACGG GGCCTCCCTCCGCAGCTACCCATCAGAGGGCAGCCCCCACAGCACAGTTACACCTTCCCATGCCTTGGCTGAGCCTGTTTGCCGGTCACCTGTCAGCTCGCAGACACCCTCTGCTAACAGCAGCTACCAGAACTCGTCTCCATCTTCCTTTGCAATGGTCCAAGGTGGGGTCCCGGGCTCAGCATATACCAGCCCCGACTATCCCGATGGCCGAGCCAGCCTCCAGCCAGACCCCCAAGCTCGGCCGCAGGCACAGGTCAATGTGGTGGGGGTCCATGTCCTGCCAGGGAGCCCCCGCACCCTGCACCGGACAGTGGCTACCAACACGCCATCCAGCCCCAGCTTCGGGCGAAGAGCCGTCAACCCCAGCGTAAGCGGCACTCCCGGCAGCCCTGGACTGGGCAGACACACTGTAGTGGCCCATGGCAACCTGGTGGCCCCACCAGggagccccagcctggccaggcaTCAAGCTGCGGCAGCCGTCCCCCCTGGCAGCCCCCTGTATGGCTACTCCAGCCCAGAGGAGAGGCGCCCGACACTGTCTCggcagagcagctcctctggTTACCAGCCTCCTTCCACGCCATCCTTCCCTGTCTCGCCGGCGTACTACCCTGGCACGAGCACGCCGCACTCCTCTTCCCCGGACTCGGCCGCCTACCGCCAGGGCAGCCCCACGCCACAGCCTGCACTGCCTGAGAAGCGGCGGATGTCGGCCGGGGACCGCTCCAACAGCCTCCCCAACTATGCCACCGTCAATGGCAAGGCATCCTCCCCCCTCTCCAGTGGCATGTCCAGCCCCAGCAGTGGGAGTGCTGTCACCTTCTCCCACACGCTGCCAGACTTCTCCAAGTTCTCCATGCCAG aTGTCAGCCCCGAGACTCGTGCCAATGTCAAGTTTGTGCAGGACACTTCCAAGTACTGGTATAAACCGGAGATCTccagggagcagg CCATTGCACTGCTGAAGGACAGGGAGCCAGGGGCTTTCATCATCCGAGACAGCCACTCCTTCCGGGGAGCCTACGGCCTTGCCATGAAAGTAGCTTCTCCGCCTCCCACAGTCATGCAGCAGAACAAGAAAG GAGACATCACCAACGAACTGGTAAGGCACTTCCTCATCGAGACTAGCCCACGGGGTGTGAAACTAAAAGGATGCCCCAATGAGCCCAATTTTG GCTGTCTCTCGGCTCTGGTGTACCAGCACTCCATTATGCCCTTGGCCCTGCCCTGCAAGCTGGTCATTCCTGACCGAG ATCccatggaggaaaagaaagacacTGCGTCTGCCACCAACTCAGCCACAGACCTCCTCAAACAGGGTGCGG CCTGCAATGTCCTCTTCATCAATTCTGTGGAGATGGAGTCACTGACAGGCCCCCAGGCCATCGCAAAGGCTGTTGGCGAGACGCTGGTGGCTGATCCCACACCCACTGCTACCATCGTCCACTTCAAAGTCTCTGCACAAGGCATCACCTTAACGGACAACCAGAGGAA ATTGTTCTTCCGGCGACACTACCCCCTCAACACTGTCACCTTCTGTGACTTGGACCCCCAGGAACGAAA GTGGACTAAAACTGATGACAGTGGCCCAGCCAA GCTCTTCGGCTTTGTGGCCAGGAAGCAAGGGAGCACCACAGACAACATCTGTCACCTCTTTGCTGAGCTGGACCCAgaccagccagctgcagccattGTCAACTTTGTCTCCAGGGTCATGCTTGGCTCTGGACAGAAAAGATGA
- the TNS1 gene encoding tensin-1 isoform X6, whose protein sequence is MDFGSVMNQAVTPCSPAVNYELPSPGESITKQVDALDATKSPRSGQSRRKTSRSMSLATAMESSCELDLVYITERIIAVSYPSTAEEQSFCSNLREVAHMLKSKHGDNYVLFNLSERRNDISKLHPKVLDFGWPDLHTPALEKICSICKAMDTWLNAAAHNVVVLHNKGNRGRLGVVVAAYMHYSNISASADQALDRFAMKRFYEDKVVPVGQPSQKRYIHYFSGLLSGSIKMNNKPLFLHHVIMHGIPNFESKGGCRPFLKIYQAMQPVYTSGIYNVQGDSQTGICITIEPGLLLKGDILLKCYHKKFRSPTRDVIFRVQFHTCAVHDLDVVFGKEDLDEAFRDERFPEYGKVEFVFSYGPEKIQGMEHLENGPSVSVDYNTSDPLIRWDSYENFNIQREDNAEGTWAEPPLPGKNLEKGVQSREKPPEESAVPARKRTPSNSHYEKSSPEPSSPRSPTILSPEVVSTIAANPGGRPKEPHLHSYKEAFEEMEGASPTSPPSSGGEISPPTPAFPVSPQPPYSSPLRSPPGLAKTPLSALGLKPHNPAEILLHPVGELEGEAGGDSEEEPRSYVESVARTATTGRGGSLPTTQPAGLEVPARNGTFTNSFTTPSPVSTSSPIHSVDGASLRSYPSEGSPHSTVTPSHALAEPVCRSPVSSQTPSANSSYQNSSPSSFAMVQGGVPGSAYTSPDYPDGRASLQPDPQARPQAQVNVVGVHVLPGSPRTLHRTVATNTPSSPSFGRRAVNPSVSGTPGSPGLGRHTVVAHGNLVAPPGSPSLARHQAAAAVPPGSPLYGYSSPEERRPTLSRQSSSSGYQPPSTPSFPVSPAYYPGTSTPHSSSPDSAAYRQGSPTPQPALPEKRRMSAGDRSNSLPNYATVNGKASSPLSSGMSSPSSGSAVTFSHTLPDFSKFSMPDVSPETRANVKFVQDTSKYWYKPEISREQAIALLKDREPGAFIIRDSHSFRGAYGLAMKVASPPPTVMQQNKKGDITNELVRHFLIETSPRGVKLKGCPNEPNFGCLSALVYQHSIMPLALPCKLVIPDRDPMEEKKDTASATNSATDLLKQGAACNVLFINSVEMESLTGPQAIAKAVGETLVADPTPTATIVHFKVSAQGITLTDNQRKLFFRRHYPLNTVTFCDLDPQERKWTKTDDSGPAKLFGFVARKQGSTTDNICHLFAELDPDQPAAAIVNFVSRVMLGSGQKR, encoded by the exons GATGCCACAAAATCCCCGAGGAGTGGGCAGTCACGCCGCAAAACATCCAG GAGCATGAGCCTTGCCACAGCCATGGAGAGCAGCTGTGAGCTGGACCTGGTGTACATCACGGAGCGGATCATTGCCGTCTCCTACCCCAGCACGGCCGAGGAGCAGAGCTTCTGCAGCAACCTTCGTGAAGTGGCCCACATGCTGAAGTCCAAGCATGGGGACAATTATGTG CTTTTCAACCTCTCTGAGCGGAGAAATGATATCAGCAAACTTCACCCAAAG GTGCTGGATTTTGGGTGGCCTGACCTGCACACTCCAGCACTGGAGAAGATCTGCAGCATTTGCAAAGCCATGGACACGTGGCTGAACGCGGCGGCACACAACGTGGTGGTGCTGCACAACAAG GGGAACCGTGGCcggctgggggtggtggtggctgcCTACATGCACTACAGCAACATCTCAGCCAG TGCTGACCAGGCTCTGGACAGATTTGCCATGAAGCGCTTCTACGAGGACAAGGTGGTGCCGGTGGGACAGCCATCCCAGAAGAG GTACATCCATTACTTCAGTGGGCTCCTCTCTGGCAGCATCAAGATGAACAACAAGCCTCTCTTCCTCCATCATGTCATCATGCACGGCATCCCCAACTTTGAGTCGAAAGGCG GTTGTCGGCCCTTCCTGAAAATCTACCAGGCCATGCAGCCCGTCTACACCTCGGGGATCTA CAATGTGCAAGGAGACAGCCAGACGGGCATCTGCATCACCATTGAACCTGGCTTGCTTCTCAAGGGTGATATCTTG CTGAAGTGTTACCACAAGAAATTTCGCAGCCCAACCCGTGATGTGATTTTCCGCGTGCAGTTCCACACATGCGCTGTGCATGACCTTGATGTCGTCTTTGGCAAGGAGGACCTGGATGAGGCCTTCAGAG ATGAGCGCTTCCCTGAGTACGGGAAGGTGGAGTTTGTGTTCTCCTATGGCCCTGAGAAGATCCAAG gCATGGAACACCTGGAGAATGGGCCCAGCGTTTCTGTGGACTATAACACATCTGATCCGCTCATCCGGTGGGACTCCTACGAGAACTTCAACATTCAGCGTGAGGACAATGCGGAGGGTACCTGGGCTGAGCCACCCCTGCCCGGCAAGAACCTGGAGAAAG GGGTGCAGTCCCGGGAGAAGCCCCCAGAGGAGAGCGCTGTGCCTGCCCGCAAGCGGACCCCCAGCAACAGCCACTATGAGAAGAGCTCGCCGGAGCCTAGTTCACCCCGCAGCCCCACCATCCTCTCGCCCGAGGTGGTCAGCACCATTGCGGCCAACCCTGGAGGGAGGCCCAAAGAG CCTCACCTCCACAGCTACAAAGAAGCCTTTGAAGAGATGGAGGGTGCCTCCCCCACCAGCCCACCCTCCAGCGGCGGTGAgatttctccccccaccccagccttcCCCGTCTCACCACAACCCCCTTACTCCAGTCCCT TGCGTTCTCCCCCCGGCCTGGCCAAGACCCCACTCTCAGCACTGGGGCTGAAACCCCACAACCCGGCTGAGATCCTGCTGCATCCGGTGGGAG AGCTAGAAGGGGAGGCGGGTGGTGACTCTGAAGAAG agCCCAGGAGCTACGTCGAGTCGGTGGCACGCACGGCCACgacaggcaggggagggagccTGCCCACCACCCAGCCTGCGGGCCTGGAGGTGCCTGCCAGGAATGGCACCTTCACCAACTCCTTCACTACCCCCAGCCCTGtctccaccagcagccccatTCACAGTGTGGACGG GGCCTCCCTCCGCAGCTACCCATCAGAGGGCAGCCCCCACAGCACAGTTACACCTTCCCATGCCTTGGCTGAGCCTGTTTGCCGGTCACCTGTCAGCTCGCAGACACCCTCTGCTAACAGCAGCTACCAGAACTCGTCTCCATCTTCCTTTGCAATGGTCCAAGGTGGGGTCCCGGGCTCAGCATATACCAGCCCCGACTATCCCGATGGCCGAGCCAGCCTCCAGCCAGACCCCCAAGCTCGGCCGCAGGCACAGGTCAATGTGGTGGGGGTCCATGTCCTGCCAGGGAGCCCCCGCACCCTGCACCGGACAGTGGCTACCAACACGCCATCCAGCCCCAGCTTCGGGCGAAGAGCCGTCAACCCCAGCGTAAGCGGCACTCCCGGCAGCCCTGGACTGGGCAGACACACTGTAGTGGCCCATGGCAACCTGGTGGCCCCACCAGggagccccagcctggccaggcaTCAAGCTGCGGCAGCCGTCCCCCCTGGCAGCCCCCTGTATGGCTACTCCAGCCCAGAGGAGAGGCGCCCGACACTGTCTCggcagagcagctcctctggTTACCAGCCTCCTTCCACGCCATCCTTCCCTGTCTCGCCGGCGTACTACCCTGGCACGAGCACGCCGCACTCCTCTTCCCCGGACTCGGCCGCCTACCGCCAGGGCAGCCCCACGCCACAGCCTGCACTGCCTGAGAAGCGGCGGATGTCGGCCGGGGACCGCTCCAACAGCCTCCCCAACTATGCCACCGTCAATGGCAAGGCATCCTCCCCCCTCTCCAGTGGCATGTCCAGCCCCAGCAGTGGGAGTGCTGTCACCTTCTCCCACACGCTGCCAGACTTCTCCAAGTTCTCCATGCCAG aTGTCAGCCCCGAGACTCGTGCCAATGTCAAGTTTGTGCAGGACACTTCCAAGTACTGGTATAAACCGGAGATCTccagggagcagg CCATTGCACTGCTGAAGGACAGGGAGCCAGGGGCTTTCATCATCCGAGACAGCCACTCCTTCCGGGGAGCCTACGGCCTTGCCATGAAAGTAGCTTCTCCGCCTCCCACAGTCATGCAGCAGAACAAGAAAG GAGACATCACCAACGAACTGGTAAGGCACTTCCTCATCGAGACTAGCCCACGGGGTGTGAAACTAAAAGGATGCCCCAATGAGCCCAATTTTG GCTGTCTCTCGGCTCTGGTGTACCAGCACTCCATTATGCCCTTGGCCCTGCCCTGCAAGCTGGTCATTCCTGACCGAG ATCccatggaggaaaagaaagacacTGCGTCTGCCACCAACTCAGCCACAGACCTCCTCAAACAGGGTGCGG CCTGCAATGTCCTCTTCATCAATTCTGTGGAGATGGAGTCACTGACAGGCCCCCAGGCCATCGCAAAGGCTGTTGGCGAGACGCTGGTGGCTGATCCCACACCCACTGCTACCATCGTCCACTTCAAAGTCTCTGCACAAGGCATCACCTTAACGGACAACCAGAGGAA ATTGTTCTTCCGGCGACACTACCCCCTCAACACTGTCACCTTCTGTGACTTGGACCCCCAGGAACGAAA GTGGACTAAAACTGATGACAGTGGCCCAGCCAA GCTCTTCGGCTTTGTGGCCAGGAAGCAAGGGAGCACCACAGACAACATCTGTCACCTCTTTGCTGAGCTGGACCCAgaccagccagctgcagccattGTCAACTTTGTCTCCAGGGTCATGCTTGGCTCTGGACAGAAAAGATGA